The following coding sequences lie in one Lentilactobacillus sp. SPB1-3 genomic window:
- the fabF gene encoding beta-ketoacyl-ACP synthase II, translating into MNRVVVTGIGTVNPLGNDVESFLNNMFDSKVGITEITKFDASGTGITVAGEVKDFDPTVRLDKKSSRRNDAFSNYAVYSAKEAMEMAGLNEDNLDPYQLGVIYGSGIGGLTTIEEQVIKMHDKGPKRVSPLFVPNSIANMAAGNIAIEFNALNTSQAVVTACSSGTNSIGNAFEFIKSSKADVMIAGGSEASVNEIGIAGFAALTALSKNEDPLRASIPFDKDRDGFVLGEGAGTLILESYDHAKNRGANILCEIVGYGTTSDAYHMTAPDPEGRGAIRAMQQALDEGNIDASEVDYINAHGTSTKANDSAESKAIMSVFDDNDHVKVSSTKSMTGHLLGAAGAIEAVAVVGAIQRNQMPVNVGLRHQDEECPVDLVTEDNKNGVVNVAISNSFGFGGHNAVLAFKGVE; encoded by the coding sequence ATGAATAGAGTTGTTGTTACAGGAATCGGAACGGTTAATCCGTTAGGAAACGATGTTGAGTCATTCTTAAATAATATGTTTGATTCTAAAGTTGGAATTACTGAGATCACTAAGTTCGATGCTTCTGGTACTGGAATCACGGTGGCTGGTGAAGTTAAGGACTTTGATCCAACTGTTAGATTAGATAAGAAATCGTCTCGCAGAAATGATGCCTTCAGTAATTACGCTGTTTATAGCGCTAAAGAAGCAATGGAAATGGCTGGATTAAATGAAGATAATCTTGATCCTTATCAACTAGGTGTTATTTACGGTTCCGGAATTGGTGGCTTAACTACGATTGAAGAACAAGTTATTAAAATGCATGACAAGGGACCCAAGCGAGTATCACCACTGTTTGTTCCTAATTCTATTGCTAATATGGCTGCTGGAAATATCGCTATTGAATTTAATGCTTTAAATACTAGCCAAGCAGTTGTTACTGCCTGTTCATCAGGAACTAATTCAATCGGTAATGCATTTGAATTCATCAAATCTAGTAAGGCAGATGTAATGATCGCTGGTGGTTCAGAGGCCTCAGTTAATGAAATTGGTATCGCAGGTTTCGCGGCTTTAACAGCTTTAAGTAAGAATGAAGATCCATTGCGGGCTTCAATTCCTTTTGATAAAGATCGGGATGGATTTGTTCTTGGCGAGGGTGCCGGAACATTGATCTTGGAAAGTTATGACCATGCAAAAAATCGTGGTGCTAACATCCTTTGCGAAATCGTTGGTTACGGCACAACAAGTGATGCATATCATATGACCGCACCGGATCCAGAAGGCCGTGGTGCTATTCGTGCAATGCAACAGGCATTGGATGAAGGAAATATTGATGCCAGTGAAGTAGATTATATCAATGCTCATGGAACTAGTACTAAAGCTAATGATAGTGCGGAATCTAAAGCTATTATGAGTGTTTTTGATGACAATGATCATGTCAAGGTAAGTAGTACCAAATCAATGACTGGCCACTTGCTTGGTGCCGCTGGTGCTATCGAAGCAGTTGCAGTTGTTGGTGCAATTCAAAGAAACCAAATGCCAGTGAATGTCGGTTTGAGACATCAAGATGAAGAATGTCCTGTTGACCTAGTTACTGAGGACAACAAGAATGGTGTCGTTAACGTTGCAATTAGTAATTCATTTGGTTTTGGAGGACATAACGCTGTATTGGCATTCAAGGGAGTTGAATAG
- the accB gene encoding acetyl-CoA carboxylase biotin carboxyl carrier protein has product MDEKSIEKLMEKFDQSSMMNFELQDDDFKLSLSKRESAEPTIIGNAEQVDRSSSSTDIEATESTDDANGSLPTENTEAVEIKAPLVGVVYFSPSPEKPAFKAIGDHVSKGEVVCVIEAMKMINEVKSNVAGVITNTLVEDGSMVEFDQPIFQVEEE; this is encoded by the coding sequence ATGGATGAAAAATCAATTGAGAAATTAATGGAAAAATTTGATCAATCATCGATGATGAATTTTGAACTTCAGGATGATGATTTTAAGTTATCACTAAGTAAACGTGAATCAGCAGAACCAACAATCATTGGCAATGCTGAACAAGTTGATCGCAGCTCGAGTTCGACCGATATTGAAGCAACTGAAAGTACTGATGATGCCAATGGTAGTTTGCCAACTGAAAATACTGAAGCAGTTGAAATCAAAGCACCATTAGTGGGAGTTGTTTACTTTTCTCCGAGTCCAGAAAAGCCCGCTTTTAAGGCGATTGGCGATCATGTTTCTAAAGGTGAAGTTGTTTGTGTGATTGAAGCAATGAAGATGATTAATGAAGTTAAAAGTAATGTGGCTGGTGTAATTACAAACACGTTAGTTGAAGATGGGTCAATGGTTGAGTTTGACCAACCCATTTTTCAAGTTGAGGAGGAATAG
- a CDS encoding 3-hydroxyacyl-ACP dehydratase FabZ family protein produces the protein MSLEVQDVIPQRYPFQMIDYFNEVTPGKSASATKLLTINEWFFANQPQDNLVVPRPILIEAVAQTGVAAILSMDEYAGKNVFFGGIRSAKFTDDFRPGDKLTMVVTLQKLKLNVGVGHGEIFREGQMIAEAELVFAIE, from the coding sequence ATGAGTTTGGAAGTTCAAGATGTGATCCCTCAACGTTACCCATTTCAAATGATTGACTATTTCAATGAGGTCACTCCTGGGAAAAGTGCTAGTGCAACCAAGTTATTGACTATCAATGAATGGTTCTTCGCTAATCAACCCCAAGATAATTTAGTAGTTCCTAGGCCTATTTTAATCGAGGCAGTTGCGCAAACTGGTGTTGCTGCCATATTGAGTATGGATGAATACGCAGGAAAAAATGTTTTCTTTGGTGGTATTAGATCTGCGAAGTTTACAGATGATTTCAGGCCAGGAGACAAGTTGACCATGGTAGTTACCTTGCAGAAACTGAAGTTAAATGTTGGTGTTGGTCATGGAGAAATTTTTCGAGAAGGCCAGATGATTGCAGAAGCTGAGCTAGTATTTGCAATTGAATAG
- a CDS encoding acetyl/propionyl/methylcrotonyl-CoA carboxylase subunit alpha gives MFKKVLVANRGEIAVQIIRALHDMNIIAVAVYSSADQDSLFVSLADEAIKIGGPQPSDSYLNMAEIISAANLTGCEAIHPGYGFLSENAEFAALCAECHIKFIGPNEDIIQLMGDKSNARLAMKKAGVPVIPGSDGVVSDVKDAKQIADEIGYPILLKSAAGGGGKGIRRVDRSADLESAFLSTQQEARISYNDDDIYVEKLLTHTKHIEMQVIADNFGNIVYLPERDCSLQRNHQKVIEESPCSEISPNERQYLGDIVTKATRSLHYTNTGTFEFLMDREHNFYFMEMNTRLQVEHTISEEVTGIELIKAMILVAAGEELPFGQDKAVLKGYAIECRLNAEDPYQGFVPQPGKITHLYLPDGSLGVRFDSGIVQGSFISPFYDSMIAKVIVHLDDRQTAVNKMNRILTELEIGGVMTNQDFLKVILHSDGFISGEFDTSYLEEEILKPQEVTNGNGEI, from the coding sequence ATGTTTAAAAAAGTATTAGTTGCCAATCGTGGCGAAATTGCTGTGCAAATTATCAGAGCTCTTCATGATATGAATATTATTGCTGTTGCGGTTTATTCTAGTGCTGATCAAGATAGTCTATTCGTGTCATTGGCTGATGAAGCCATTAAAATTGGTGGACCGCAACCCAGTGACTCATATTTGAATATGGCAGAAATTATCAGTGCTGCCAATTTAACTGGATGCGAAGCAATTCATCCAGGTTACGGTTTTCTATCTGAAAATGCTGAATTTGCGGCTTTATGCGCAGAGTGTCATATTAAATTTATTGGACCTAACGAAGACATCATTCAATTAATGGGTGATAAATCCAACGCCAGATTGGCAATGAAAAAAGCTGGGGTGCCGGTTATTCCTGGTAGTGATGGTGTAGTTAGTGACGTGAAGGATGCTAAGCAAATTGCAGATGAAATTGGATATCCAATTTTATTAAAGTCAGCCGCAGGCGGTGGGGGAAAAGGTATCCGGCGAGTTGATCGATCTGCTGATTTGGAATCAGCCTTCTTATCTACTCAGCAAGAAGCACGCATTTCTTATAACGATGATGATATCTATGTGGAAAAATTATTAACTCATACTAAACATATTGAAATGCAGGTAATTGCCGATAATTTTGGCAATATTGTGTATTTGCCAGAGCGAGATTGTTCATTACAAAGAAATCATCAAAAAGTAATTGAAGAGAGTCCCTGTTCAGAAATTAGTCCGAATGAAAGACAGTATTTGGGTGACATCGTTACAAAAGCCACCAGAAGTTTACATTATACAAATACTGGGACATTCGAATTTTTAATGGATCGGGAACATAACTTTTACTTTATGGAAATGAACACGCGATTGCAGGTAGAGCACACAATCAGTGAAGAGGTCACGGGAATTGAATTAATCAAAGCCATGATTCTAGTGGCTGCTGGAGAGGAATTGCCTTTTGGCCAAGATAAAGCGGTTCTTAAGGGATACGCTATCGAATGTCGATTGAATGCGGAAGATCCTTATCAAGGATTTGTTCCCCAACCTGGGAAAATAACTCATCTGTATCTTCCTGATGGATCATTGGGGGTCAGGTTTGATTCAGGTATTGTTCAGGGCAGTTTTATTTCGCCATTTTATGATTCAATGATTGCTAAGGTCATCGTTCATTTAGACGACCGCCAAACGGCTGTTAACAAAATGAATCGAATTTTAACGGAGTTAGAAATCGGTGGAGTTATGACAAATCAAGATTTTCTGAAAGTTATTCTTCATAGCGATGGATTTATTAGTGGTGAATTCGATACTAGTTATCTTGAAGAGGAGATTCTTAAGCCACAGGAGGTTACTAATGGAAACGGGGAAATTTAA
- a CDS encoding acetyl-CoA carboxylase carboxyltransferase subunit beta, translated as METGKFKTPSNDILRKRMSDIPDNLIKECPICHEVFFAKQVGALNVCPKCGYGFRITAKKRVEITFDDFEEIGADIVAPSRYQNAKYLAKLEKAKEVTGINESVLTGMARIQDTSFAAGIMDPFFIMGSLGSMTGEKISRLFRLATNKSLPVVMFTSSGGARMQEGIMSLMQMAKVSAAISEHAQAGLFYVVVLCDPTTGGVTASFAMDGDIILAEPHALVGFAGRRVIEQTIRQKPPVDFQQAETVLQHGFIDAIVERKNMKQTLHQLIKLHEA; from the coding sequence ATGGAAACGGGGAAATTTAAAACTCCTAGTAATGATATCTTAAGAAAAAGAATGAGCGATATTCCGGACAATCTCATCAAGGAATGCCCAATTTGTCATGAAGTTTTTTTTGCAAAACAAGTTGGTGCACTGAACGTTTGCCCTAAATGTGGTTATGGTTTTAGGATTACCGCTAAGAAGAGAGTCGAAATTACTTTCGATGATTTTGAAGAAATTGGTGCTGATATAGTGGCTCCCAGTCGATACCAAAATGCTAAATATTTGGCAAAACTTGAAAAAGCTAAAGAAGTTACCGGTATTAACGAGAGTGTTCTGACAGGAATGGCCAGGATCCAAGATACTTCATTTGCTGCTGGAATTATGGATCCCTTTTTTATCATGGGTAGTCTGGGTTCGATGACCGGCGAGAAAATATCGCGACTATTTAGATTAGCAACCAATAAGTCATTACCAGTGGTTATGTTCACTTCTTCTGGGGGAGCAAGAATGCAAGAAGGCATCATGTCCTTAATGCAAATGGCCAAGGTTTCTGCGGCGATTAGTGAACATGCCCAAGCCGGATTGTTTTATGTAGTAGTGTTATGTGATCCAACCACTGGGGGAGTCACAGCTAGTTTTGCTATGGATGGGGATATTATTCTAGCTGAACCACATGCCCTTGTCGGATTTGCCGGAAGGCGGGTTATTGAACAAACTATTCGTCAAAAACCACCGGTTGATTTTCAACAGGCCGAGACTGTTTTACAACACGGCTTTATAGATGCCATTGTTGAACGAAAAAATATGAAACAGACGTTGCATCAATTGATTAAATTGCATGAAGCTTAG
- the accA gene encoding carboxyltransferase subunit alpha produces MKNSAYEKVSAARSQNKILTTTLVNQLLTNFFEIHGDRRYADDHAVIAGVGYLDKLPITVVGISKGDDTESNIDRHFGSPTPAGYHKALRAMEQAEKFNRPILALVNTPGAYPDVESEYHGQGSAVAQCIIRGLQLKVPYISIILGEGGSGGALALCCGDEVYMLENSIYSVLSPEGYASIMWKDSKKVAEAAEELGLTPEALLKEHVIEGILPEVESKTDVNNLKQFLNDRFKMLQDLSVTELLEQRNMRYEKF; encoded by the coding sequence ATGAAAAATTCAGCTTATGAGAAAGTTTCTGCTGCTCGAAGTCAAAATAAAATTTTGACGACTACATTAGTTAATCAACTGTTAACTAATTTTTTTGAAATTCACGGGGATCGAAGATATGCGGATGATCATGCTGTAATTGCTGGAGTCGGTTATTTGGACAAATTACCAATCACAGTGGTTGGAATATCCAAGGGAGACGATACTGAAAGTAATATTGATCGTCATTTCGGTAGTCCAACTCCGGCCGGTTATCACAAGGCGTTGAGAGCCATGGAGCAAGCAGAAAAATTTAATCGGCCAATTTTAGCTTTGGTAAATACTCCTGGTGCGTATCCTGATGTTGAATCAGAATATCATGGTCAGGGTTCAGCCGTAGCTCAATGTATAATTCGAGGATTACAACTTAAAGTTCCTTACATCAGTATCATTCTTGGGGAAGGTGGTAGTGGCGGAGCACTTGCGCTTTGCTGCGGGGATGAGGTTTACATGCTGGAAAACAGTATCTACTCAGTACTATCACCAGAAGGATATGCTAGCATCATGTGGAAAGATTCAAAAAAGGTTGCTGAAGCGGCTGAAGAATTAGGATTAACACCTGAGGCCTTGCTTAAAGAACACGTAATTGAAGGTATATTACCAGAGGTAGAGTCAAAGACAGATGTGAATAATCTGAAGCAGTTTCTAAACGACCGTTTTAAAATGCTTCAAGATTTAAGCGTTACTGAACTACTTGAGCAACGCAATATGCGGTATGAAAAGTTTTAA
- the fabI gene encoding enoyl-ACP reductase FabI, which translates to MDGILTGKTIVIMGVANKRSIAWGCTNALIEQGARVILTYQNDRIKESLQRFVPEDIDMVECDVAEDSNIELAFQKIGDKYGKIDGVIHAIAFADKDTLTNGVLNTEKEGYDLAQNISAYSLIAVTRYAKPYLNNPASIITLTYFGSIRAIPNYNMMGIAKASLESSVRYLAQELGGDGIRVNAISAGAVKTLAVTGIKGHSELLKMSKGFTVDNISVTIEEIGNVAAFLMSDLSTGMTGDTLFVDKGVHLM; encoded by the coding sequence ATGGATGGGATTTTGACTGGCAAAACGATTGTCATCATGGGAGTGGCTAACAAACGAAGTATTGCTTGGGGATGTACCAACGCACTGATTGAACAAGGCGCTAGAGTTATTTTGACATATCAAAACGACCGCATTAAAGAAAGCCTGCAAAGGTTTGTTCCAGAAGACATAGATATGGTTGAATGTGATGTTGCTGAAGACAGTAATATTGAGTTAGCTTTTCAAAAAATTGGTGATAAATATGGCAAGATCGATGGTGTCATTCATGCAATCGCATTTGCCGATAAAGATACACTAACTAATGGGGTGCTCAATACCGAAAAAGAAGGCTATGATTTAGCCCAAAACATTAGCGCCTATTCATTAATTGCAGTAACTCGCTATGCTAAACCATATCTTAATAATCCAGCTAGTATCATTACTCTGACATATTTTGGCTCAATCCGGGCCATTCCAAATTACAATATGATGGGAATCGCTAAGGCCTCACTAGAGTCCAGTGTCCGTTACTTAGCTCAAGAATTAGGTGGTGATGGCATTCGAGTTAATGCGATTTCAGCTGGTGCCGTTAAAACATTAGCTGTCACTGGGATCAAAGGTCACAGCGAATTGCTTAAAATGTCTAAAGGATTTACAGTCGATAATATTAGTGTCACAATTGAAGAAATTGGTAATGTTGCCGCATTTCTGATGAGTGATCTGTCAACGGGGATGACAGGTGACACATTGTTCGTTGATAAAGGTGTTCATTTAATGTAA
- a CDS encoding biotin--[acetyl-CoA-carboxylase] ligase, whose protein sequence is MKTNQLNDKLINKLAEKNSDSKQMPIIRIFDELDSTSEYLKRLIAQAPQIKPMIVLAAKQTSGHGKRGRPFYSPAGTGIYMSILIPQVQIDPELSGRITIGAAMAVIEAIKNNFSNIKLTAKWVNDILFQGRKIGGILAEMITDVNEQKNLVLGIGINLNTQDFPNDLKGQAGSLTNEVESGVREAIISEIYSNFIKQLGQIGSEVTIDQYRQVSDTIGRMVEVQTGNMIIRGLAKDIDNLGNLVVELNDGQLRHIVSGDVLKVNATN, encoded by the coding sequence ATGAAAACAAATCAACTGAACGATAAATTAATCAACAAATTGGCAGAGAAAAATTCAGATAGTAAGCAAATGCCGATTATCAGAATTTTTGACGAATTAGATTCCACTAGTGAGTACTTAAAACGACTTATAGCCCAGGCGCCACAGATCAAACCAATGATTGTTTTGGCTGCAAAGCAAACTAGTGGTCATGGTAAAAGAGGCCGGCCTTTTTATTCACCAGCTGGGACAGGTATCTATATGAGCATTTTGATTCCACAAGTTCAAATTGACCCTGAACTCTCTGGAAGAATAACCATTGGTGCTGCTATGGCTGTCATCGAAGCTATCAAGAATAATTTTTCCAATATTAAATTGACTGCCAAATGGGTGAATGACATCTTGTTTCAAGGTCGGAAAATCGGCGGAATCTTAGCTGAAATGATCACTGATGTTAATGAGCAAAAAAATTTAGTTTTAGGAATTGGAATCAACCTGAATACCCAAGACTTCCCCAACGATTTAAAGGGCCAGGCGGGCTCTCTGACTAACGAAGTAGAATCAGGTGTAAGAGAAGCAATTATCTCAGAAATTTACTCAAACTTTATCAAGCAGCTCGGCCAAATAGGTTCTGAGGTAACAATCGATCAGTATCGGCAAGTATCTGACACGATTGGCAGAATGGTTGAAGTTCAAACTGGTAATATGATTATTCGCGGACTTGCTAAAGATATTGATAATCTCGGCAACTTAGTGGTTGAATTGAATGACGGTCAATTAAGGCATATCGTCAGTGGGGATGTATTAAAGGTGAACGCGACTAATTAA
- a CDS encoding ABC-F family ATP-binding cassette domain-containing protein has translation MITISEMGLQISGKKLYENVNLKFTQGNCYGVIGANGAGKSTFLKLLDGRLSPSTGEVHVDKNERISSLSQDHYGFEDQTVMQTVIQGYQHLSDVMEAKDALYAKEDFTEEDGIKAADLEAEFAEMDGWNAEPDASQLLQSLEIPEEMHQQLMSDLTEGQKVKVLLARALFGNPDILLLDEPTNGLDVYTINWLENFLADYSKIVIIVSHDRHFLNQTCTMMCDVDYGEINMFVGNYDFWLQSSELAAKMRADSNAKKAEKVQELQEFIARFSANASKSKQATSRKKQLEKITLDDIKPSSRKYPFIKFEPDRPLGNDLVQVDKISKTIDGVKVLDNVSFTLRPGDKTAFVSRNDLITTTLMQILAGKMAPDSGEVIWGQTVKLSAINRDFTSEFNNNNLRIIDWLRQYAPKGSDDDAFLRQFLGRMLFSGDDVDKQVQVLSGGEKVRCMLSKMMLEKGNTLLLDDPTNHLDLESITSLNEGLVSFPEAILFTSHDHEFIQTIANRIIEISNTGIIDKADTTYDDFLNHPDVQSKLADLYD, from the coding sequence ATGATTACAATTTCAGAAATGGGATTACAGATTTCCGGTAAAAAGTTGTACGAGAATGTTAATTTAAAGTTCACTCAAGGAAACTGTTATGGAGTAATTGGTGCCAATGGTGCCGGTAAATCCACGTTCTTAAAGTTACTTGATGGACGACTTTCACCTAGTACTGGTGAAGTGCATGTTGATAAAAATGAGCGAATTTCTAGTTTGAGTCAGGACCATTATGGCTTTGAAGACCAGACTGTAATGCAAACAGTTATTCAAGGATACCAACATCTTTCTGACGTGATGGAAGCCAAGGATGCTCTGTATGCAAAAGAAGATTTTACTGAAGAAGATGGTATTAAAGCCGCTGATTTAGAAGCTGAGTTTGCAGAAATGGATGGGTGGAATGCTGAACCTGATGCTTCTCAACTACTCCAATCGTTGGAAATTCCTGAGGAAATGCATCAACAGTTAATGAGTGACCTAACTGAAGGTCAAAAAGTTAAAGTATTGTTAGCTAGAGCTCTTTTTGGTAATCCAGATATTTTGCTTTTGGACGAACCTACTAACGGACTTGATGTGTATACTATCAATTGGTTGGAAAATTTCTTAGCTGATTATTCAAAAATCGTGATTATTGTTTCCCATGATAGACATTTCTTGAATCAAACTTGTACGATGATGTGTGATGTCGATTACGGTGAGATCAATATGTTCGTGGGTAACTATGATTTCTGGTTACAATCTAGTGAATTAGCTGCCAAGATGCGTGCAGATTCAAATGCCAAAAAGGCAGAAAAAGTCCAAGAATTACAAGAATTTATTGCCAGATTTAGTGCGAATGCTTCTAAATCTAAACAAGCTACTTCTCGTAAAAAGCAATTGGAAAAGATTACGTTGGACGATATTAAGCCATCTTCTAGAAAGTACCCATTCATTAAATTCGAGCCAGATCGTCCATTAGGAAATGATCTTGTTCAAGTTGATAAAATTTCTAAGACGATTGATGGTGTTAAAGTACTGGACAACGTTTCATTTACTTTAAGACCAGGCGACAAAACTGCCTTTGTCAGTCGAAATGATTTGATTACTACGACATTGATGCAAATCTTGGCCGGTAAAATGGCACCTGATTCTGGAGAAGTTATCTGGGGACAAACAGTTAAATTGTCAGCTATTAACAGGGACTTTACTAGTGAGTTCAATAATAACAATTTGCGAATCATTGATTGGTTAAGACAGTATGCACCTAAAGGGAGTGACGATGACGCCTTCCTACGTCAATTCTTGGGAAGAATGCTCTTCTCAGGTGATGATGTCGACAAGCAGGTCCAAGTTCTCTCAGGGGGCGAAAAAGTCCGTTGTATGCTATCTAAGATGATGTTGGAAAAGGGTAATACTTTATTACTTGATGACCCAACTAACCATTTGGATCTGGAATCAATCACATCTTTGAACGAGGGATTAGTTAGTTTCCCTGAAGCTATTCTTTTCACTTCTCATGATCATGAATTTATCCAAACCATCGCTAACCGAATTATTGAAATTTCTAATACCGGTATCATCGATAAGGCGGATACGACTTATGATGATTTTCTTAATCATCCTGATGTTCAAAGTAAATTAGCAGATCTTTACGATTAA
- a CDS encoding TMEM175 family protein, protein MNKNRMEALTDGIIAIAATIMVLEIHAPDSFTFESLRDQVPAMIAYLISFLLVMLSWYSYHLMFLHVKRVDLRVYLANTIWLLVLTGIPFATSWVGRFSNNWQPELTYLLITALWAIMYTVTSHALERANPELKKSVNQESVMGIIFRYTMLVGSLILLPFWPPIGLFSTLVLMIISLMFNFRDEKRAHKNHSI, encoded by the coding sequence TTGAATAAGAATCGGATGGAAGCATTGACCGATGGAATTATCGCAATCGCGGCGACAATCATGGTTCTGGAAATTCATGCACCAGATAGTTTTACGTTTGAATCTCTTCGTGATCAAGTTCCTGCAATGATTGCTTATTTGATTAGTTTTTTATTGGTTATGCTATCTTGGTATAGTTATCATTTGATGTTTTTACATGTTAAGCGAGTTGATTTGCGGGTATATTTAGCTAATACTATTTGGCTATTAGTTTTAACGGGGATTCCTTTTGCCACATCTTGGGTCGGTAGATTTTCAAATAATTGGCAACCAGAATTGACTTATTTACTCATTACCGCGTTATGGGCAATTATGTACACTGTAACTTCACATGCCCTAGAAAGGGCCAACCCAGAGCTTAAAAAGTCTGTTAATCAAGAATCGGTTATGGGGATTATTTTTAGGTACACAATGTTGGTGGGATCATTGATTCTTCTACCATTTTGGCCACCAATTGGTCTATTTTCAACGTTAGTTTTAATGATTATCAGTTTGATGTTTAACTTTAGGGATGAAAAACGCGCCCACAAAAATCATTCGATTTAA
- a CDS encoding TMEM175 family protein gives MNKSRMEALTDGIVAIAATIMVLEIHAPDNFTFDSLRAQVPAAIAYLISFLLVMLSWYNYHMMFARAKRVDLRVYLANTFWLLVLTGIPFATSWVGEYPTHWQTELTYMIITALWTIMYSVTEFCLVLSNPDLDEKINQESVVTVIIRYSILLMAIIVLPFWPPICLTSTFVLMIISVRRNFKDEKQQS, from the coding sequence TTGAATAAAAGTCGGATGGAAGCTTTAACTGACGGGATCGTCGCAATAGCGGCAACTATCATGGTTTTGGAAATTCATGCACCAGATAATTTTACTTTCGATTCTCTTCGCGCTCAGGTACCTGCAGCGATCGCATATTTAATTAGTTTTTTGCTAGTGATGCTTTCCTGGTATAACTATCATATGATGTTTGCTAGAGCTAAACGTGTCGATTTAAGGGTATATCTAGCTAATACATTTTGGTTGCTTGTGTTGACTGGAATTCCGTTTGCAACATCCTGGGTCGGTGAATATCCAACTCATTGGCAAACTGAGTTGACGTATATGATAATCACTGCTTTGTGGACGATAATGTATTCGGTAACTGAATTCTGTCTGGTATTAAGTAATCCAGATTTGGATGAAAAAATAAATCAAGAATCAGTTGTGACAGTCATTATTAGATATTCAATTCTATTGATGGCAATAATTGTTTTGCCGTTTTGGCCACCAATTTGTTTAACTAGTACTTTTGTACTAATGATAATTAGTGTCCGACGTAATTTTAAGGATGAAAAGCAGCAATCATAA